The DNA segment GGCCGGCAGGTCCGTGAGCAGCGGCTGGCCGTGCTGGACCCGGAGGACCGCGCGTCGTACCCGGTCGCGCCGGGGTACGCGCCGGGGGAACAACACTTTCCGTACGACTACGCGCGGGTGCCCGGTTCGCTGGCGCGCGGCTGGTTCACCGACGAGGAGATGGCCCGTTCGCTGGACCATCTGGCGGGAGAGCAGCACGAGGACGGCGGCTGGCCGGTCAACTGGCACTCCTGGGCACCGGGTCCGCAGATCGAGGCGCGGCCCATGGTGACGGTCCAGGCGCTGCTGACGCTGCGGGCCCACGGCCGCGCCGTCGCCTGACCGGGCCGTCGCCTGACCGGGCCGCCCGGCACGCAGCGGTACGGGAGGGAAGGCGGCTGTCCGGCGCACCGGGTTCAGCCCAGGGCACGGACCCCGGCGGTGACCGCCACGGCAGCCCCGACGACCACGAGGAAGGGGGCGCGCAGCGCCAGTGCGAGCGCCGCCGCCGCGACCCCTGCGCTTCGCGCGTCCAGCGAGAGGTGGGGCCCGCTCCCGAAGGTCTGCTGGGCGGTGAGGGCCGCCAGCAACGCGACCGGGAGCAGCAGGGACAGCCGCTTGACGACCGGCCGCTCAAGCATCCCTGCGGGGACCAGCAGACCGAGCAGTTTGACGAGGTAACAGCCGACGGCCGTAGCCCCGATCGCGATCCAGACGCTCAACGCTCCTGCCCCTTCTTCTCTGCCTGTTCGTGGTCTGCCCGTTCGTGGTCTGTCTGGTTCGCCTGGTCTCTCTGGTCTCTCTGGTCTTCCCGGCCGTAACGGTCTCTCTTCTCCGCCCCGGTCCTACGTCCGCCGGCCCGCCCCTCGAAGAGCAGCACGGCCGGTGCCGCGAGCGCGGCGATCAGTACCGGCACCCCGCCGGGCAGCACCGGCAGCAGTCCGAGCCCCAGGACGACCGCGAGCCCGGCGACCGCCCGCTCCGTCGTCGTCCGCAGCATGGGGGCGAGGAGTGCCAGGAAGACCGCGGGTGCGGCCGCGTCGAGGCCCCATGCGGCGGTGTCGCCGAGCGCCTCCGCACCCAGCGCGCCGAGCAGCGTGGTGAGGTTCCACAGCACATAGAGCGTCAGGCCCGTGGTGGTGAATCCGATCCGGGCGGCACGCCGGGTGGGCTGGGCGAGGGTGACGGCCGTCGTCTCGTCTATCACCCAGTGGGCGGCGAAGGGACGTATCGCGCGCGGCAGAGCCAGCAACTGGGAGAGCCGCAGACCGTAGAAGGTGTTGCGGACCCCCAGGAAGAAGGCGCCCGCGGCGGCGGCGAACGGGCTGCCTCCCGCCGCCAGCGCGGCGACCAGCGTGAACTGCGAGGCGCCGGTGAAGACCAGCAGGCTGAGGAGACAGGTCTGCAGAAGGCTGAGACCGGAGCCGGCCGAGGTCACGCCGAAGGCGACCCCGGAGAGCCCTACCGCGACACCGACGCCCAGCCCGTCCCTGATGACGGCCGAGTCCGGTCTCGGTTCCGGTTCCGTTCCTGCGCCGGCGTGCGTGAGTGCTGTCTGTTCCCTTGTCACCCGGCGGACGCTACGAGGTACGGCCGGGCCCGGTCTTGTACGTTCTTGCGCGCTCCCGCTGGTACGCGCCCGGTGGCACCCCGACGATCCGGGTGAAATGACGGTTGAGATGCGGTTGGTCGGTGAATCCGACGGCGGCAGCCGTCTCCGCGGGTGTCGTACCCGCATCCAGGAGGTGCCTGGCCCGGCGCACGCGTGCGTCGGTGAGCCAGGTGTGCGGCGGCATGCCGTACTCCGCCCGGAAGGCGCGCAGCAGGGCGAAGGGGCTGGTGCCCAGGTCGGCGGCGAGCCGGTCCAGGGACGGCGGGCGCACCATCCGCTCCTCCAGCGCGGCCCGCGCGCGGGCCGCGTTCTCGGTGCCGGCCGTGCGGAGCGGACGCTCGGGGAGCCGGCCCCCGTGGGTGCGCAGCAGCCGGGCGACGGCGAGCCGCAGCAGGCTGCCGGCGGCCAGCGCGTTGCCCTGCTCGGCCGCGTGGTGAACTCCGACGACGAACCGCGCGGCCTGTGGATCATCGACGACAGGTGAGGTGAAAGCGACCGGACCGCTCAGGGTGCTGATGTCGGCGGCGACCTCGGCTATCAGTTCGG comes from the Streptomyces sp. NBC_01471 genome and includes:
- a CDS encoding AraC family transcriptional regulator, encoding MGTGVPDGEERARHWRLDGLPGVDLLHARYIRKSFARHTHETFVIAAITHGVEAFRYRDQLVRAGEGELALVNPDTAHTGFAGVPEGWVYRTLYPPAELIAEVAADISTLSGPVAFTSPVVDDPQAARFVVGVHHAAEQGNALAAGSLLRLAVARLLRTHGGRLPERPLRTAGTENAARARAALEERMVRPPSLDRLAADLGTSPFALLRAFRAEYGMPPHTWLTDARVRRARHLLDAGTTPAETAAAVGFTDQPHLNRHFTRIVGVPPGAYQRERARTYKTGPGRTS
- a CDS encoding AzlC family ABC transporter permease, whose amino-acid sequence is MTREQTALTHAGAGTEPEPRPDSAVIRDGLGVGVAVGLSGVAFGVTSAGSGLSLLQTCLLSLLVFTGASQFTLVAALAAGGSPFAAAAGAFFLGVRNTFYGLRLSQLLALPRAIRPFAAHWVIDETTAVTLAQPTRRAARIGFTTTGLTLYVLWNLTTLLGALGAEALGDTAAWGLDAAAPAVFLALLAPMLRTTTERAVAGLAVVLGLGLLPVLPGGVPVLIAALAAPAVLLFEGRAGGRRTGAEKRDRYGREDQRDQRDQANQTDHERADHEQAEKKGQER
- a CDS encoding AzlD domain-containing protein, giving the protein MSVWIAIGATAVGCYLVKLLGLLVPAGMLERPVVKRLSLLLPVALLAALTAQQTFGSGPHLSLDARSAGVAAAALALALRAPFLVVVGAAVAVTAGVRALG